Proteins encoded in a region of the Raphanus sativus cultivar WK10039 chromosome 8, ASM80110v3, whole genome shotgun sequence genome:
- the LOC108822670 gene encoding uncharacterized protein LOC108822670 — translation MANGKGPAKKSNLDRFLHCTTPLVPPQSLPKGEISRSLNGLWHSPREREKVEFFRLSDLWDCYHEWSAYGATVPIHLTNGESLVQYYVPYLSAIQIFTSHSSLIRLREESEDGESDGRYPFSESSSDESVSEEGLENNNLLNDRLGYLYLQYFEITSPYTRVPLMDKINELSRRYPGLMSLRSVDLSPASWMSVAWYPIYHIPMGRTIKDLSTCFLTYHTLSSSFQDMELEENGGDRERMRKEGEDITLPPFGMATYKMQGNVWLSHDHQDDQERLVSLYSVADSWLKQLRVQHHDFNYFCTMSSMTYRG, via the exons ATGGCGAATGGTAAAGGGCCAGCCAAAAAATCGAACCTTGATCGATTTCTTCATTGCACGACACCATTAGTGCCACCCCAATCTCTCCCcaag GGGGAGATTAGTAGAAGCCTGAATGGATTGTGGCATTCACCGCGGGAGAGAGAAAAAGTTGAGTTTTTCAGGTTGAGTGATCTTTGGGATTGCTACCATGAATGGAGCGCTTATGGTGCTACTGTTCCTATTCATTTAACCAATGGAGAATCTCTTGTGCAATACTATGTTCCTTATCTCTCTGCAATCCAGATTTTCACCTCTCATTCTTCCTTGATCCGCTTAAG GGAAGAGTCTGAAGATGGGGAATCCGATGGTAGGTATCCCTTTAGCGAGTCAAGTAGCGATGAGAGTGTCTCTGAGGAAGGACTTGAGAACAACAACCTCCTCAATGATCGTTTGGGTTACCTTTATCTCCAATACTTTGAGATAACGTCTCCTTATACCAGAGTTCCTCTCATGGACAAG ATCAATGAGTTATCGCGGAGATATCCTGGTTTGATGTCGTTGAGAAGCGTGGATCTTTCACCAGCGAGCTGGATGTCTGTTGCTTGGTACCCTATTTATCATATACCGATGGGAAGAACCATTAAAGACTTGTCCACTTGTTTCCTCACTTACCAcaccctttcttcttctttccaag ATATGGAACTGGAAGAGAACGGTGGTGATAGAGAGAGGATGCGAAAGGAAGGAGAAGACATAACATTGCCCCCATTTGGGATGGCTACTTACAAGATGCAGGGCAATGTTTGGCTCTCGCATGACCACCAGGATGACCAAGAGAGATTGGTTTCGCTCTATAGCGTTGCGGATTCGTGGCTAAAACAGCTTAGGGTTCAACATCATGACTTCAACTACTTCTGCACTATGTCTTCTATGACTTATCGTGGCTAA
- the LOC108818894 gene encoding uncharacterized protein LOC108818894 — MKRGKGEKKGTKSRDGSGQVVPLTEPVVIPTPTVGTRSWIGGLFTRSSRRQDKSVDYTLSPLQEERLQRLQDRLLVPFDESSPDHQESLKALWNVAFPNVNLTGLVTEQWKEMGWQGPNPSTDFRGCGFIGLENLLFSARTYPVCFRRLLLKQRGDRAKWEYPFAVAGINISFMLIQMLDLQNTPKPKCTPGMNFLKLLEEDENAFDVLYCIAFAMMDAQWLAMHASYMEFNEVLQATRNQLERELSLDDIHRIQDLPAYNLLFQ, encoded by the exons ATGAAGCGTGGGAAAGGCGAGAAAAAAGGAACAAAGAGCCGAGATGGCAGTGGTCAAGTTGTTCCACTCAC TGAGCCGGTGGTTATTCCTACACCTACGGTTGGAACAAGATCATGGATAGGAGGGCTCTTCACACGCTCCAGTAGACGTCAAGACAAGTCAGTCGACTACACTTTGTCTCCGCTTCAG GAGGAAAGACTGCAGAGGCTGCAAGATCGTTTGCTTGTACCTTTTGACGAGTCAAGTCCTGACCATCAG GAATCACTTAAAGCATTGTGGAATGTCGCATTTCCGAATGTTAATCTCACAGGCTTAGTAACAGAACAATGGAAAGAAATGGGATGGCAAGGTCCCAATCCATCTACCGATTTCAG GGGTTGTGGATTTATTGGTTTAGAGAATTTGCTATTTTCTGCAAGAACTTATCCG GTTTGTTTCCGGAGGCTATTATTGAAACAAAGAGGCGACAGGGCAAAGTGGGAGTACCCTTTTGCGGTGGCCGGAATTAACATCTCCTTTATGCTGATCCAAATGCTCGATTTACAAAACACTC CAAAGCCGAAATGTACACCAGGAATGAATTTTCTCAAACTCTTAGAAG AAGACGAGAATGCATTTGATGTACTATATTGTATAGCTTTCGCAATGATGGATGCTCAATGGCTTGCGATGCACGCTTCTTACATGGAATTCAAC GAAGTATTACAGGCGACTAGGAATCAGCTAGAGCGAGAGCTTTCATTGGACGATATTCATCGGATTCAAGATCTTCCTGCTTACAATCTCTTGTTCCAATAG